One window from the genome of Cuculus canorus isolate bCucCan1 chromosome 12, bCucCan1.pri, whole genome shotgun sequence encodes:
- the GCNT3 gene encoding beta-1,3-galactosyl-O-glycosyl-glycoprotein beta-1,6-N-acetylglucosaminyltransferase 3 gives MGCAGPRRRRRCLAALGSLLGSLLLAAGLALSREPWACPAAPAGAAADPRCRERLFRALELGARPGVNCSGVVRGDAQSLREARLSSLEVATRRAHLTPRHYLNMTKDCGSFKETRRFVEFPLSREEAEFPIAYSMVIHNKIEMFERLLRSVYAPQNVYCIHVDRKSPTDFQEAVRAIAACFPNVFVASRLEKVVYASWSRLQADLNCMKDLLQSPVPWRYLLNTCGTDFPIKTNAEIVQALKLLHGRNSLESEKPSALKQKRWHYHYTVGNSIFRTATVKRPPPLRSPMFTGNAYIVVTRAFVQHVFKDPTVQQFLEWSKDTYSPDEHVWATLNRIPGVPGATPQNAKYELSDMNALARLVKWQYQEGDTSKGAPYPPCTGRHQRSVCIYGAGDLQWMLQQHHFLANKFDPEVDDVAIQCLEEHLRHMALYGWGL, from the coding sequence ATGGGCTGCGCGGggccgcggcggcggcggcgctgcctGGCGGCGCTGGGCTCGCTGCTGGGCTCGCTACTGCTGGCGGCGGGGCTGGCGCTCAGCAGGGAGCCCTGGGCGTGCCCGGCCGCCCCCGCAGGCGCCGCCGCCGACCCGCGCTGCCGCGAGCGGCTGTTCCGGGCGCTGGAGCTCGGCGCGCGCCCCGGCGTCAACTGCTCGGGCGTCGTGCGGGGGGACGCGCAGAGCCTGCGGGAGGCGCGGCTCAGCAGCCTGGAGGTGGCCACGAGAAGGGCCCATTTGACGCCCCGCCACTACCTCAACATGACGAAGGACTGCGGGAGCTTCAAGGAGACGCGGAGGTTCGTCGAGTTCCCGctgagcagggaggaggcagagtTCCCCATCGCCTACTCCATGGTCATCCACAACAAGATCGAGATGTTCGAGCGGCTCCTGCGGTCCGTCTACGCACCGCAAAACGTCTACTGCATCCACGTTGACCGCAAGTCGCCGACCGACTTCCAGGAGGCCGTGCGAGCCATCGCCGCCTGCTTCCCCAATGTCTTCGTGGCCAGCCGCCTGGAGAAGGTAGTCTACGCCTCGTGGTCGCGGCTGCAGGCCGACCTCAACTGTATGAAGGACCTGTTGCAGAGTCCTGTGCCGTGGCGCTACCTCCTCAACACCTGTGGCACCGATTTCCCCATCAAGACCAACGCCGAGATCGTCCAAGCCCTGAAGTTGCTGCACGGGCGGAACAGCCTGGAGTCAGAGAAGCCCTCAGCCTTAAAGCAGAAGCGCTGGCACTACCACTACACCGTGGGGAATTCAATCTTCAGGACAGCCACGGTCAAACGGCCGCCACCCCTCCGGTCCCCCATGTTCACGGGCAACGCGTACATAGTGGTGACGCGGGCCTTCGTGCAGCACGTCTTCAAAGACCCCACGGTACAGCAGTTCTTGGAGTGGTCCAAGGACACCTACAGCCCTGACGAGCACGTTTGGGCCACCCTCAACCGCATTCCTGGCGTGCCAGGTGCCACACCCCAGAATGCCAAGTACGAGCTGTCGGACATGAACGCCCTGGCACGCCTGGTCAAGTGGCAGTACCAGGAGGGCGACACCAGCAAAGGTGCGCCCTACCCGCCCTGCACCGGCCGCCACCAGCGCTCCGTCTGCATCTACGGGGCAGGCGACCTGCAATGGATGCTCCAGCAACACCACTTCTTGGCCAACAAGTTTGATCCCGAGGTAGACGATGTTGCCATCCAGTGTCTGGAGGAGCACCTGCGCCATATGGCCCTCTATGGCTGGGGACTGTGA